A portion of the Lolium rigidum isolate FL_2022 chromosome 1, APGP_CSIRO_Lrig_0.1, whole genome shotgun sequence genome contains these proteins:
- the LOC124661014 gene encoding uncharacterized protein LOC124661014, which produces MVLLDKIHMLYLEAISCIPKDELRSLHHHGLLKAGYCYGPCDPVTNIILNTIWYDTAFPPEQHFEVATICTKSLARIELLSLHGLVAYICVCFPGFSAYEAMRRLLICNASLHSVIEMAKREGHDEDILFSESVAYDTASRATHHPRPAAFVEFARTVMPHVGRTLGSTREVKRGLSSRDVFTISKTLSPELPSSKSSEKVQILSSPATKIISANLDESKACQDTIVKMVEAALRRYAQQQAS; this is translated from the coding sequence cactccaccaccatggcctccTCAAGGCTGGCTACTGCTATGGTCCTTGTGATCCTGTCACCAACATCATCCTCAACACCATTTGGTATGACACCGCGTTTCCTCCAGAGCAACATTTTGAGGTTGCAACGATCTGCACAAAGAGCCTCGCGCGCATCGAGCTCCTCTCCCTTCATGGCCTTGTTGCCTACATCTGCGTCTGTTTCCCTGGCTTTTCTGCATATGAAGCTATGAGACGCCTGCTTATCTGCAATGCCAGTCTTCATAGCGTCATTGAGATGGCAAAAAGAGAAGGTCATGATGAAGACATCCTCTTTTCTGAATCTGTTGCCTATGATACCGCGTCTCGTGCTACGCATCATCCCAGACCTGCTGCATTTGTAGAATTTGCGAGGACAGTGATGCCGCATGTGGGGAGAACCCTTGGGTCAACGCGTGAGGTTAAGCGGGGCCTCTCTTCCAGAGATGTTTTTACCATATCTAAAACTTTGTCACCAGAATTGCCGTCTAGCAAATCTTCGGAGAAGGTCCAGATATTAAGCAGTCCCGCCACCAAGATCATCTCAGCAAACCTCGATGAATCTAAGGCTTGTCAGGATACAATTGTCAAAATGGTTGAAGCTGCATTACGCAGATATGCTCAACAACAGGCAAGTTAA